The Altererythrobacter sp. CAU 1644 genome has a window encoding:
- the pstA gene encoding phosphate ABC transporter permease PstA, translating to MSEHIAPTRTEAFEKRLNQRYAAERRFKALGLGAILFSVLVLAFLLVSMTIQGVGGFQRAELTVPIDFAESGISGDASTLSGSDAIQNLEAQGLPAVVDFFASEALGEEGASELGSQAWREVAQAIVDDPAILRQQVTFNLPASAGLASAYSGEGSAEERLLVEKLENQGVLSKNFDPGFLSRSDATNPQQVGIWGALKGSIYTMIVTLLLAFPIGVLAALYLEEYAPKNRWTDLIEVSINNLAAVPSIIFGLLGLAVFLWIFPNYRSAPLIGGMTLALMTMPVIVISGRNAIKAVPPSIRDGALAVGASPVQVVFHHVLPLALPGILTGTIIGMARALGETAPLLMIGMRAFVATPPDGFTSPATVLPVQIFLWSDEIDSGFVERTSAAIIVLLLFLLVMNGLAIYLRNKFEKTW from the coding sequence ATGAGTGAGCACATCGCCCCGACCCGCACCGAGGCATTCGAGAAGCGGCTGAACCAGCGCTACGCCGCTGAGCGTCGCTTCAAGGCACTGGGCCTTGGCGCGATCCTTTTCTCCGTCCTTGTCCTCGCCTTCCTGCTCGTGAGCATGACCATCCAGGGAGTTGGCGGCTTCCAGCGCGCCGAGCTGACGGTGCCGATCGACTTCGCCGAATCCGGCATTTCCGGCGATGCGTCGACGCTTTCTGGCAGCGATGCGATCCAGAATCTCGAGGCGCAGGGTCTACCCGCGGTCGTGGACTTCTTTGCCAGTGAAGCACTCGGCGAAGAGGGCGCCAGCGAGCTCGGCAGCCAGGCGTGGCGAGAGGTAGCGCAGGCAATCGTCGACGATCCCGCGATCCTTCGGCAGCAAGTGACCTTCAACCTGCCGGCAAGTGCCGGGCTGGCGTCGGCATATTCCGGCGAAGGTAGCGCGGAAGAGCGGCTGCTGGTCGAGAAGCTCGAGAACCAGGGCGTGCTTTCGAAGAATTTCGATCCCGGATTCCTGTCGCGCTCGGACGCGACCAATCCTCAGCAGGTGGGCATCTGGGGCGCGCTGAAGGGGTCGATCTATACGATGATCGTGACCCTGTTGCTGGCGTTTCCGATCGGCGTCCTGGCCGCGCTCTACCTGGAAGAATATGCACCCAAGAATCGCTGGACCGACCTCATCGAGGTGTCGATCAACAATCTCGCCGCGGTGCCCTCCATCATCTTCGGCCTGCTTGGCCTGGCCGTATTCCTGTGGATCTTCCCGAATTACCGCTCCGCCCCGCTGATCGGCGGGATGACGCTGGCGCTGATGACGATGCCGGTGATCGTGATTTCCGGGCGTAACGCGATCAAGGCGGTCCCTCCGTCGATCCGTGACGGTGCCTTGGCGGTGGGCGCGTCGCCGGTCCAGGTGGTGTTCCACCATGTGCTGCCGCTGGCATTGCCGGGGATTCTTACTGGGACGATCATCGGAATGGCCCGCGCCCTGGGCGAGACCGCCCCGCTGCTGATGATCGGGATGCGCGCCTTCGTGGCGACGCCTCCGGATGGATTCACTTCTCCCGCGACCGTGTTGCCGGTACAAATCTTCCTCTGGTCGGATGAAATCGACAGCGGCTTCGTCGAGCGCACCAGCGCGGCGATCATCGTCCTCTTGCTGTTCCTCCTCGTGATGAACGGTCTCGCCATCTACCTGCGCAACAAGTTCGAGAAAACCTGGTGA
- the pstC gene encoding phosphate ABC transporter permease subunit PstC, with protein MSPTILLLLALGLGLAGWLAARARAWSFRASAPDGRLAALPSYHAWYVALWIVIPVLLFITVWTLIAPGLVTQSVLADPAAADLPAFDFQRQTILNEARAVATGAAPAVFNQEADALIEPFREAIARYRLIGIAATLSIALLFGAWSFLRLKPDFTARTRVERAVMGILLLASLVAILTTLGIFVSLVFETLRFFGMVNPIDFLFGTHWAPDPMANPDNPDASRYGAIPLFWGTIFIGAIIAMIVAIPLGLMSAIYLTQYASPRWRAWLKPALEILAGVPTVVYGYFAALTVAPFIRDLALSVGISNPSSESALAAGLVMGVMIIPFVSSMADDSIAAVPMAMKDGSLAMGATTSETIRRVLVPAALPGIVAGIMLAISRAIGETMIVVMAASTAANLSANPLEAMTTVTVQIVAMLTGEGSFDHPATLSAFALGFVLFLVTLGLNFIALRVVKRFREAYE; from the coding sequence ATGTCGCCAACCATCCTGCTTCTCCTGGCCCTGGGCCTCGGGCTTGCCGGTTGGTTGGCGGCTCGTGCGCGCGCATGGAGCTTCCGTGCCAGCGCGCCTGATGGGCGCCTCGCCGCCCTCCCCAGTTATCATGCCTGGTATGTCGCGCTCTGGATCGTCATCCCGGTGCTGCTGTTCATCACTGTCTGGACCCTCATCGCTCCGGGCCTGGTGACGCAATCGGTGCTCGCCGATCCCGCAGCGGCAGACCTGCCGGCGTTCGATTTCCAGCGTCAGACAATCCTCAACGAAGCACGCGCAGTAGCGACCGGCGCGGCGCCCGCGGTGTTCAACCAGGAAGCGGACGCGTTGATCGAACCGTTCCGCGAAGCAATCGCTCGATATCGCCTGATCGGAATTGCGGCGACGCTATCCATCGCGCTCCTGTTCGGCGCCTGGTCGTTCCTGAGGCTCAAGCCCGACTTCACCGCCCGAACCCGGGTGGAGCGCGCCGTCATGGGCATCCTGCTCCTGGCATCGCTGGTTGCCATCCTGACGACGCTCGGGATTTTCGTCAGCCTCGTGTTCGAGACGCTGCGGTTCTTTGGAATGGTCAATCCGATCGATTTCCTGTTCGGTACGCATTGGGCGCCCGACCCGATGGCCAACCCCGACAATCCGGACGCGAGCCGATATGGCGCCATTCCGCTTTTCTGGGGCACCATATTCATCGGTGCGATCATCGCCATGATCGTCGCCATTCCGTTGGGCCTGATGAGCGCCATCTACCTGACCCAGTACGCCAGCCCGCGCTGGCGCGCATGGCTCAAGCCCGCGCTCGAAATTCTCGCGGGCGTTCCCACGGTGGTCTACGGATATTTCGCCGCGCTGACGGTGGCACCGTTCATTCGCGATCTGGCGCTGTCGGTGGGGATTTCCAACCCGTCGAGCGAAAGCGCCTTGGCCGCCGGCCTTGTCATGGGCGTGATGATCATCCCCTTCGTCTCGTCGATGGCGGACGACAGTATCGCGGCAGTTCCGATGGCCATGAAGGACGGCAGCCTGGCGATGGGAGCAACCACTTCGGAGACAATCCGGCGCGTGCTGGTGCCCGCCGCCCTGCCCGGCATCGTCGCCGGGATCATGCTGGCCATCAGCCGCGCGATCGGCGAAACGATGATCGTTGTCATGGCGGCCTCGACCGCCGCCAATCTTAGCGCCAACCCGCTCGAGGCGATGACAACCGTCACGGTGCAGATTGTCGCCATGCTCACCGGGGAAGGCAGTTTCGACCATCCCGCCACGCTCAGCGCCTTCGCTCTCGGGTTCGTGCTTTTCCTGGTTACGCTTGGGCTGAACTTCATCGCCCTGCGCGTAGTCAAGAGGTTCCGCGAAGCCTATGAGTGA
- a CDS encoding substrate-binding domain-containing protein, translating into MFNPTKFAFLAASALALAACGDTGGSGGGTRDSVRAVGSSTVFPFAKAVAESLARSNPNLKSPIIESTGTGGGMKLFCSGVGADTPDMANASRRMKASEFEDCQKNGVTDVIELQVGLDGIAFASSQGGIMMNLTPKIVYEALAAAPYGKEQTAKNWSDVDPSLPNKPILVYGPPSTSGTRDALKELVLEAGCKSNPEMKDLKESDEDRYDQLCTEVRSDGAYVDQGEQDNLIVQKIEGNADAVGVFGYSYLEENANKVQGLPMNGVNPTYENISTFAYPGARPLFVYVKKAHLDAIPGLKEYIAEWTKNWAKDGPLAKIGLVASPDDVMAKNMKAATEYTTLTSAELK; encoded by the coding sequence ATGTTCAATCCTACGAAATTCGCATTTCTTGCTGCTTCGGCACTGGCACTGGCTGCTTGCGGCGACACTGGCGGCAGCGGCGGCGGGACGCGCGATTCGGTGCGCGCCGTCGGTTCCTCGACCGTGTTCCCCTTCGCCAAGGCGGTGGCCGAATCGCTCGCCCGCTCGAACCCGAACCTCAAGTCGCCGATCATCGAATCGACCGGCACCGGCGGCGGCATGAAGCTGTTCTGCTCGGGCGTCGGCGCCGACACTCCGGACATGGCCAATGCCTCGCGCCGGATGAAGGCTTCGGAGTTCGAGGACTGCCAGAAGAACGGCGTCACCGACGTCATCGAACTGCAGGTCGGCCTCGACGGGATCGCCTTTGCCTCCTCGCAAGGCGGCATCATGATGAACCTCACGCCCAAGATCGTCTACGAAGCGCTGGCCGCTGCCCCCTATGGCAAGGAACAGACCGCCAAGAACTGGTCGGACGTCGATCCCTCGCTGCCCAACAAGCCGATCCTGGTCTACGGCCCGCCCTCGACCTCGGGCACCCGCGACGCGCTCAAGGAACTGGTTCTCGAGGCCGGCTGCAAGTCGAACCCGGAGATGAAGGACCTCAAGGAAAGCGATGAGGACCGCTACGACCAGCTGTGCACCGAGGTGCGTTCGGACGGCGCCTATGTCGACCAGGGCGAGCAGGACAACCTGATCGTCCAGAAGATCGAGGGCAATGCCGATGCGGTTGGGGTTTTCGGCTATTCCTATCTTGAGGAAAACGCCAACAAGGTGCAGGGGCTGCCCATGAACGGCGTCAACCCGACCTACGAAAACATCTCGACCTTCGCCTATCCGGGCGCGCGTCCGCTGTTCGTCTACGTCAAGAAGGCGCACCTCGATGCCATCCCTGGCCTCAAGGAATACATCGCCGAATGGACCAAGAACTGGGCCAAGGACGGACCGCTGGCCAAGATCGGCCTGGTCGCCTCGCCCGATGACGTGATGGCCAAGAACATGAAGGCCGCCACCGAATACACCACCCTCACCAGCGCCGAGCTGAAGTAA
- a CDS encoding OprO/OprP family phosphate-selective porin, translating to MFSKRRATLLAAALSCTMATPLAAQETGVTSDDLAALRAELARLAARVDQLEGELEQAEAKADAATSAAAAASESVVAVQAKVDKAPSVKFKGAPVIEAEGGWSFKPRGRLMYDVGSTNAPDSTGREDGFGNETRRARLGVEGDIPGGFGYKFEVDFAGNEVEAADAYLSYSDGPVEFIVGHQNNFQSLEELTSSLHTTFIERAAFTDAFGFERRIGASATYKQGIVLAQAGLFTDNFDDTATKNRGADGRLVIMPKMGNAQLHLGGSIHYNDIDDPAATVRYRQRPLVHFTSERFINTGNLNASSELGYGLEAAAIAGPLHFASEGYWQKVNRPGALSDPTFFGGYAEVGYYLTKGDTRGYKSGKFDRNKPANPVGKGGIGSVQFNLRYDYLDLTDAGIVGGTQNGYQASLVWKPTDYTLFALNYGKMSYDDAVYAAAGGDRSYDVDAFGVRAQVDF from the coding sequence ATGTTTAGCAAACGACGCGCTACGCTGCTCGCAGCGGCGCTTTCCTGCACCATGGCGACACCGCTTGCCGCGCAGGAAACGGGAGTCACCTCCGACGATTTGGCAGCTCTGCGCGCGGAACTCGCACGCCTTGCTGCGCGGGTCGACCAGCTAGAGGGCGAGCTGGAACAGGCCGAAGCCAAGGCCGACGCTGCGACGAGCGCTGCGGCAGCCGCCAGCGAAAGCGTTGTTGCCGTGCAAGCCAAGGTCGACAAGGCACCCAGCGTCAAGTTCAAGGGCGCGCCGGTGATCGAGGCCGAAGGTGGCTGGAGCTTCAAGCCGCGCGGGCGCCTGATGTACGACGTCGGTTCAACCAATGCGCCGGATTCGACCGGCCGCGAGGACGGCTTCGGCAATGAAACCCGCCGCGCGCGCCTCGGCGTCGAAGGCGATATCCCGGGCGGGTTCGGCTACAAGTTCGAAGTCGATTTCGCCGGCAACGAGGTCGAGGCGGCAGATGCCTACCTCTCCTACTCGGATGGCCCGGTCGAATTCATCGTCGGTCACCAAAACAACTTCCAGTCTCTGGAAGAACTGACCAGCAGCCTCCACACGACCTTCATCGAACGCGCTGCCTTTACCGACGCATTCGGTTTCGAACGGCGCATCGGCGCCTCTGCGACCTACAAGCAGGGCATCGTGCTGGCCCAGGCCGGCCTGTTCACCGACAATTTCGACGACACCGCCACCAAGAACCGCGGGGCAGATGGCCGTCTCGTGATCATGCCGAAGATGGGCAATGCCCAGCTCCACCTGGGCGGTTCGATCCATTACAATGACATCGACGATCCGGCTGCGACCGTGCGCTATCGTCAACGCCCGTTGGTGCACTTCACCTCGGAGCGGTTCATCAACACCGGCAACCTCAACGCAAGCAGCGAGCTCGGTTACGGCCTCGAGGCGGCAGCCATCGCCGGACCACTCCATTTCGCGAGCGAGGGTTATTGGCAGAAGGTGAATCGCCCCGGCGCTCTCAGCGACCCGACCTTCTTCGGCGGATATGCCGAAGTCGGCTATTACCTCACCAAGGGTGATACGCGGGGATACAAGAGCGGCAAGTTCGATCGCAACAAGCCGGCCAATCCTGTCGGGAAGGGCGGTATTGGTTCGGTGCAGTTCAACCTGCGCTACGACTATCTCGATCTGACCGATGCTGGCATCGTCGGTGGGACCCAGAACGGCTACCAGGCCTCGCTGGTGTGGAAGCCGACCGATTACACGCTCTTCGCGCTCAATTACGGCAAGATGAGCTATGACGACGCGGTCTATGCTGCCGCCGGAGGCGACAGGTCTTACGACGTCGATGCCTTCGGTGTCCGCGCCCAGGTCGACTTCTGA
- a CDS encoding sensor histidine kinase has protein sequence MDSRQQRSPDKPVAGILIAFAAGAAMLAFGVDPFLTAAVVLVWAGSLFLATAKPPEVPAGNRSKPLTRDNIGELIENSFTPLLVTDRNKVAIANRTARKILGKHIVGQDLRVAFRHPEAIKLLSEERNGTAMIRGLVRRRDLWRISRQAVSDELGVIELINQTAESDISRAHTDFVANASHELRTPLASIIGYAETLSDDPGSVDEATRNRFLDRIKQEAARMQHLVSDLMSLSRVEAEKHDLPADTFDLSPTVARAARDSAGEERFGRVELLSDGDLRIRGEERQIEQLVRNLVDNALKYGDPTEKVTVSLERTPNDQVRLTVQDRGEGIAPEHLPHLTRRFYRTDPGRSRASGGTGLGLAIVKHIVERHRGRMEIDSKLGEGTSVIVRFPLAASGDRAAAPGK, from the coding sequence ATGGACTCGCGCCAACAGAGATCGCCGGACAAGCCGGTTGCCGGAATCCTGATTGCTTTTGCCGCCGGTGCGGCAATGCTTGCATTCGGCGTCGATCCGTTCCTCACGGCAGCAGTTGTTCTTGTTTGGGCCGGAAGCCTCTTCCTGGCGACCGCCAAGCCGCCCGAAGTGCCGGCGGGCAATCGATCGAAGCCTTTGACCCGCGACAACATTGGCGAACTGATCGAGAATTCGTTCACCCCACTGCTCGTTACCGACCGCAACAAGGTCGCGATCGCCAACCGCACCGCCCGAAAGATTCTCGGCAAGCATATCGTGGGCCAGGACTTGCGTGTCGCCTTCCGCCATCCCGAAGCGATCAAGCTGCTGAGCGAGGAGCGAAACGGCACCGCAATGATCCGCGGACTGGTTCGTCGTCGCGACTTGTGGCGGATCAGTCGCCAGGCCGTGAGTGACGAACTGGGCGTGATCGAACTGATCAACCAGACAGCGGAATCGGACATCAGCCGCGCGCATACCGATTTCGTCGCCAATGCCAGCCACGAGCTGCGCACCCCCCTCGCCTCGATCATCGGCTATGCCGAAACACTTAGCGACGATCCCGGTTCGGTGGACGAAGCGACCCGAAACCGCTTCCTCGACCGCATCAAGCAGGAGGCTGCGCGAATGCAGCACCTGGTGAGCGACCTGATGTCGCTTTCGCGGGTCGAAGCCGAAAAGCATGATTTGCCGGCGGATACTTTCGATCTCTCACCTACGGTCGCCCGCGCGGCGCGCGATTCTGCAGGTGAGGAAAGATTCGGGCGGGTCGAGTTGCTTTCGGACGGTGACCTGCGGATCCGCGGCGAAGAGCGCCAGATCGAGCAATTGGTGCGTAACCTCGTCGATAATGCGCTGAAATACGGCGATCCGACGGAGAAAGTCACCGTATCGTTGGAGCGAACACCGAATGACCAGGTGCGACTGACGGTTCAGGACCGAGGCGAAGGGATCGCACCGGAGCACCTTCCCCACCTCACCCGCCGCTTCTACCGCACTGATCCGGGACGCAGCCGAGCATCGGGTGGCACAGGACTGGGCCTCGCGATCGTCAAGCATATCGTTGAGCGTCATCGCGGACGAATGGAGATCGACAGCAAGCTGGGCGAAGGGACTTCGGTCATCGTCAGGTTTCCGCTTGCTGCCAGCGGTGACAGAGCGGCTGCTCCGGGGAAATAG
- the recJ gene encoding single-stranded-DNA-specific exonuclease RecJ, which produces MASRALSPVFDVSSSLNGQAWHWRGASFGISGGIAGLEDDILTQLLLTRGVARDDIARHAKPTLRDFLPDPSEFRDMDAAAERITQAILGGETITIYGDYDVDGATSAALLVSLLRDLGVEAGYYIPDRLLEGYGPSGEALVRLGEEGSSLIVTVDCGAMAFDALKQARDAGVDVIVVDHHKCAAELPLAAALVNPNRLDENDIASAHGHLAAVGVAFLLAIALVRTLRDRGYFAERSEPDLMSLLDLVALGTVADVAALHGLNRAFVAQGLKVMARRERIGMAALIDASRLNRAPKSSDLGFALGPRINAGGRVGESTLGVRLLTTEDPDEAREIAEQLSSLNEERRAIEAEVQQAAEEQLSSQHNRAVQLLSGRGWHPGVIGIVAGRIKEKTGKPAIVIAVDEADGIGKGSGRSISGVDLGAAIIAAREAELLVAGGGHAMAAGLTIEASKLEALGEFLDERLARQVTQARDGQQMQLDLALAPGGLTPDLVETLERAGPFGVGWPGPRVAIGPVRIVKADIVGKDHLRIIAAGQDGRSFKAIAFRAGETEMAQTLLHRSAGRLFHLAGRVKIDDWGTRPQAEMHLEDAAFAN; this is translated from the coding sequence ATGGCATCGCGCGCGCTATCTCCCGTATTCGACGTATCCTCCTCGCTAAACGGACAGGCCTGGCACTGGCGCGGGGCCAGCTTCGGGATCTCAGGCGGAATCGCTGGCCTTGAGGACGATATCCTCACCCAGCTGTTGCTGACGCGCGGGGTTGCGAGAGACGATATTGCGCGGCACGCGAAGCCGACCTTGCGCGACTTTCTTCCGGACCCGTCCGAATTCCGCGACATGGATGCTGCCGCTGAGCGTATTACTCAGGCCATTCTCGGCGGCGAGACGATCACGATCTACGGCGATTACGACGTCGATGGCGCGACGAGTGCCGCGCTGCTCGTCAGCCTGCTGCGCGACCTCGGTGTCGAGGCCGGCTATTACATTCCTGATCGCCTGCTCGAGGGCTATGGCCCCAGCGGCGAGGCGCTGGTCCGACTGGGCGAAGAAGGGTCGAGCCTGATCGTCACGGTCGACTGCGGCGCAATGGCGTTCGATGCGCTCAAGCAGGCGCGCGACGCCGGGGTCGATGTGATCGTGGTCGATCACCACAAGTGCGCCGCCGAACTTCCCCTCGCGGCGGCATTGGTCAATCCCAACCGGCTCGACGAGAACGACATTGCGAGCGCGCACGGACATCTGGCAGCGGTCGGTGTCGCATTTCTGCTCGCCATCGCGCTCGTTCGCACGTTGCGCGACCGCGGCTACTTCGCCGAGCGGTCTGAGCCCGACCTAATGAGCCTGCTCGATCTCGTGGCCTTGGGCACCGTCGCAGACGTCGCCGCCCTTCATGGACTCAATCGAGCCTTTGTCGCGCAAGGGTTGAAGGTCATGGCGCGCCGCGAGCGGATCGGCATGGCGGCGCTGATCGACGCCAGTCGTCTCAACCGCGCGCCGAAGTCGAGCGACCTCGGTTTCGCGCTGGGCCCGAGGATCAACGCGGGCGGGCGGGTCGGGGAATCGACGCTCGGCGTAAGGCTGCTCACGACCGAGGACCCCGATGAAGCGCGCGAGATTGCCGAGCAGCTTTCATCCCTCAATGAAGAGCGTCGCGCGATTGAGGCCGAGGTCCAGCAGGCGGCGGAAGAACAGCTTTCGAGCCAGCACAACCGCGCCGTCCAGCTCCTATCGGGCCGCGGCTGGCACCCGGGTGTAATCGGAATCGTTGCGGGCAGGATCAAGGAGAAGACCGGCAAGCCGGCGATCGTCATCGCGGTCGACGAGGCCGACGGGATCGGCAAGGGATCGGGCCGCTCCATTTCGGGCGTCGACCTGGGCGCTGCAATCATCGCTGCGCGCGAGGCCGAATTGCTGGTAGCTGGGGGTGGCCATGCAATGGCGGCTGGATTGACCATCGAAGCAAGCAAGCTCGAAGCGCTTGGCGAATTTCTCGACGAGCGGCTCGCTCGCCAGGTCACCCAGGCCCGCGACGGCCAACAGATGCAACTCGATCTTGCGCTCGCCCCCGGCGGGCTGACGCCGGACCTAGTCGAGACCCTCGAACGGGCAGGTCCCTTCGGGGTCGGATGGCCGGGACCGCGGGTCGCCATTGGCCCCGTTCGAATCGTCAAGGCCGACATCGTCGGCAAAGACCATTTGCGAATCATCGCCGCGGGGCAGGATGGCCGGTCGTTCAAGGCTATCGCATTTCGCGCCGGGGAAACGGAGATGGCACAGACGCTCCTTCATCGCTCTGCCGGGCGACTGTTCCACCTCGCAGGACGCGTCAAAATCGACGATTGGGGAACGCGGCCGCAGGCCGAAATGCATTTGGAAGACGCCGCTTTCGCGAATTGA
- a CDS encoding flavodoxin family protein: MARAAASGAEGRARLMRASEVQPQDILDASAFLFVCPENLASMSGEMKEMFDRCYYPVLGRIEGRAYATLIAAGSDGENAQRQIDRIATGWRLKRVADPIIVNLDAQTPEVILAAKTVPEERLADCRALGSALGEGIALGIF, from the coding sequence ATGGCGCGGGCCGCGGCCAGCGGGGCGGAAGGTCGGGCTAGGCTAATGAGGGCTTCAGAGGTCCAGCCGCAGGACATTCTTGATGCATCGGCTTTTCTATTCGTCTGTCCTGAAAATCTTGCCTCGATGAGCGGCGAGATGAAGGAGATGTTCGATCGCTGCTATTATCCAGTATTGGGGCGCATCGAGGGGCGGGCTTACGCAACCCTGATCGCGGCCGGGTCCGACGGAGAGAATGCGCAGCGCCAGATCGATCGGATAGCCACCGGTTGGCGCCTGAAGCGCGTCGCCGATCCCATCATCGTCAACCTGGATGCGCAAACCCCGGAAGTGATCCTGGCCGCGAAAACCGTTCCGGAAGAAAGGCTTGCCGATTGCCGGGCGCTAGGAAGCGCGCTTGGCGAAGGGATCGCGCTCGGGATTTTCTGA
- a CDS encoding AHH domain-containing protein, with amino-acid sequence MVNRRGAPGYLPGVQRHHLLPQQLVTQRCFGSFFDRIGCERVGFDDFRANGLLLPANENGAQRMGLPLHRGPHRDYNALVIERVGSIEAGWASHRSDDPEAALVEALFRLRLLQSALRRRLLAERDRMVLNRMDPLGQGFDFTELDAMADTLWVATSPARP; translated from the coding sequence ATGGTCAATCGGCGTGGTGCGCCAGGTTATCTTCCCGGGGTGCAGCGGCATCATCTCCTGCCGCAGCAACTGGTAACCCAGCGCTGTTTTGGCAGTTTCTTTGATCGCATCGGCTGTGAGCGGGTCGGGTTCGACGATTTCCGCGCGAACGGCCTGCTGCTCCCGGCCAACGAGAACGGGGCGCAGCGCATGGGATTGCCGCTGCACCGGGGTCCGCATAGGGACTACAACGCGCTGGTGATCGAACGCGTCGGCAGTATCGAAGCGGGCTGGGCGTCCCATCGCAGCGACGACCCGGAGGCGGCCCTGGTCGAGGCCCTGTTCCGGTTGCGTCTCCTCCAGTCCGCGCTTCGCCGCCGCCTGCTGGCCGAGCGCGACCGGATGGTGCTGAATCGCATGGATCCGCTTGGTCAGGGGTTCGATTTTACCGAGCTAGACGCGATGGCCGATACGCTGTGGGTGGCGACTAGTCCTGCCAGGCCGTGA
- a CDS encoding NAD(P)H-dependent flavin oxidoreductase translates to MALPAPFDRLRLPLIGSPLFIVSGPELVIAQCKAGIIGSFPALNARPQPLLDEWLHQITEELAKHNREHPERPAAPFAVNQIIHKSNDRVEADMATCEKWQVPMIITSLGARSEIFDAVRNWGGITMHDVINNRFANKAIEKGADGLIPVAAGAGGHAGTLSPFALMQEIREWFDGLVALSGSIANGYSILAAQAMGADFGYAGSAFIATEEANAAQAYKDCIVASSADEIVYSNLFTGVHGNYLRRSIEAAGMDPENLPESDPSKMNFGSGGNTKAKAWKDIWGSGQGVGSIKSVGTVEDMVARFEREYHQAKAELAAKSNFTAWQD, encoded by the coding sequence ATGGCCCTTCCCGCACCCTTCGACCGACTGCGCCTGCCGCTGATCGGCTCGCCGCTGTTCATCGTGTCTGGGCCGGAACTGGTCATTGCGCAGTGCAAGGCCGGGATCATCGGCAGCTTTCCTGCCCTCAATGCGCGTCCGCAGCCACTGCTCGACGAATGGCTGCACCAGATCACCGAAGAACTGGCCAAGCACAATCGCGAACACCCTGAACGCCCGGCCGCGCCCTTCGCAGTCAACCAGATCATCCACAAGTCCAACGACCGGGTCGAAGCCGATATGGCGACCTGCGAGAAGTGGCAGGTTCCGATGATCATCACCTCGCTGGGCGCGCGATCCGAGATCTTCGACGCCGTGCGCAACTGGGGCGGGATCACCATGCATGACGTGATCAACAACCGCTTTGCCAACAAGGCCATCGAGAAAGGCGCCGACGGGCTGATTCCTGTTGCTGCGGGGGCCGGTGGTCACGCCGGCACGCTCTCGCCCTTTGCGCTGATGCAAGAAATTCGCGAGTGGTTCGATGGCCTGGTCGCGCTGTCTGGCTCGATCGCCAATGGCTATTCGATTCTCGCCGCGCAGGCGATGGGGGCCGACTTCGGTTACGCCGGCAGCGCCTTCATCGCGACCGAGGAAGCCAATGCTGCGCAAGCCTACAAGGACTGCATCGTCGCCAGCAGCGCCGACGAGATCGTCTATTCGAATCTCTTCACCGGTGTTCACGGTAACTACCTGCGCCGCTCGATCGAGGCGGCCGGCATGGATCCCGAGAACCTTCCCGAAAGCGATCCGTCCAAGATGAACTTCGGCAGCGGCGGCAACACCAAGGCCAAGGCGTGGAAGGACATTTGGGGTTCTGGCCAGGGAGTCGGTTCGATCAAGTCGGTTGGCACGGTCGAGGACATGGTGGCGCGATTCGAGCGCGAGTACCATCAGGCCAAGGCCGAACTCGCGGCCAAGTCCAACTTCACGGCCTGGCAGGACTAG